The Candidatus Manganitrophaceae bacterium genome segment GGGATCGAGCTTGGCCGACCAGGCTTTGGTGTGCGGCTTTGTATACTGACCCAAGGAGGGGGCATCGGCTCATCGAGGAGCGGCAGGTTGAACGCTTTAATGTCGACGAGCTCGTATTCAGCATCGGTACGTTTTTTTGCAATCTGCAATCTGATAGACCCATTGGGCGACCGCTTCGCCGTTGCGGCCCGGCCGCGTGCTCCCCAGGATAATGGCCACTTTGATCATGGTTCGCCTTCTTCTAATAAACCAAATTCTCTTCAGAGCGACATAAAAGAGCCTCCCTTTATTTAATACCAACGAGCGGCCCCAGCGCAAGGATGATTCTCGATTCCTCAACGAATGGCCTGAGACTCCGGCGTGATAACGGTCGGGCCGGACGAAGGGGGTGAGGGTTCTTTGGGGGTGTCACATCAGGGAAGGGGACGGTGATCTAGTGGGATTGGAGATTCAACCGGTCGGATTTTTTCTTCTTCTCGATGGCCCGCGCAACGTCGTCAAGGAGCCGGGGAATCTGAAACGGTTTCATTAAAAAACCGCAAGCCCCCATCAACACCAACTCCATCGCCTTGGGGATCGTTCCATATCCGGTGATGATCAGCACTTCAATGTGAGGGTCCTGTATTTTGATGGCCATCATGACGGCGGTTCCATCCATCTGCGGCATCCGCAGATCGAGCGTCACCAAATCGATCTTGCGCCGACGAACAATGTCGAGCGCCTGAAAACCGTCCGTCGCTTCTTCTATTTGATAAAACGGCATCAAGGCCATTTTTAGAGAGGCCCTCGGTCCCTCCTCATCATCGACAATTAAGACCGTGCTTTTATTAGGCATCGGAGCTCCTTTGAATAAACTATACCCGATATCTCTTTTCTGACTATACATAAAGAAATGTAATTTCCTCGAAATCGATCCGATTCCGCCCCATCTCGTCGGAAGCGCTTTGAAGGGGCCTCCAAGCAATGCTCGGCCGTGATCGGTGGCGCCGCCCGCCATCCAGGGCAGGCCAAGGCGGGTCAAGGCGGGCCAGGACGGGGCGGCCATGGCTTTCGATCAGCCCAACTTTTGCTTGACTTTAGAGCAAAATTATTCCAAATTACTGTATGGATGAACCGGCGGCGGCCGGGAACACGAACCGTCTGGTTCGCGTATCCAAGCGTCAGCCACTCAGCAAAACTTGGCAGGTGAACAGGCCCGCGCATGCGCCTTGAAAACTCCGCAATCCTTCATCGCCGTCTCTCAAGCCCCGGGCATAAAAACCATTTGAATTCTTTTCCGTCTCCATCTGCTGGAACCCTGATTAACCCTTACTAAGAGGCCTATTGATGGACAAGAGCAACAGTCCAAGTGCGACCGTCGACCCGAATACCCCAAGCAACCCCCTAAACGGCGATTCGTTTTCGAAACAGCTGCTCACCGCGATGCTTTCCTTCCGCGACGGCCAATTCGCCATCCGGATGCCGGTCGACCTGACCGGCGTCGATGGGAAGATCGCCGATGCCTTTAACAACATCGTCGCTGTAACCGAACGCCGCGCACAGGAGACGGCGCGGGTTTGCCATGCGGTCGGCAAGGAAGGGAAGCTCAAACAGCGGATGGCGGTGCCGGCCGCTTCCGGGGGATGGGCCGACGAAGTCGCCGCCATCAATACGCTCATCGACGATCTGGTCTGGCCGACGACCGAAGTCACCCGGGCGGTCGGCGCGGTCGCGAAGGGGGATCTCGGACAGTCGATGGCGCTGGAGGTGGACGGCCGTCCGCTGGAAGGGGAGTTTCTCCGATCGGCCCAGCTGGTGAACAAAATGATCGATCAGCTCTCGGTCTTCACATCGGAAGTGACCCGCGTCGCCCGCGAGGTCGGAACGGAGGGGAAGCTCGGTGGACAGGCGCAGGTGAAGGATGTCTATGGCGTCTGGAAAGACCTCACCGAATCGGTGAACCAGATGGCAGGGAATCTGACCGCCCAGGTCCGGAATATCGCCGAGGTGACGATCGCGGTCGCCAACGGCGATCTCTCGAAAAAAATCACCGTCGACGTCCGCGGCGAGATCCTCCAGCTCAAAGAGGCGATTAATACGATGGTCGATCAGCTTCGCGGGTTCGCCGCCGAGGTGACCCGTGTGGCGCGCGAGGTGGGGACCGACGGGAAGCTCGGCGGACAGGCGGTGGTGCCGGGGGTCGCCGGGACCTGGAAAGATCTCACCGACAACGTGAACTCGATGGCCTCCAACCTCACCGGACAGGTGAGAAATATCGCCGAGGTGGCGACCGCCGTCGCCCGCGGCGACCTGTCGCGCAAAATCACGGTCGACGTGAAGGGGGAAATCCTCGAATTAAAAAACACCATCAACACCATGGTCGATCAGCTGAACTCCTTCGCCTTCGAGGTAAGCCGCGTGGCGCGCGAAGTCGGCACCGAAGGAAAGCTCGGCGGCCGGGCCGAGGTGCCCGACGTGGCCGGGACCTGGAAGGACTTGACCGACTCGGTAAACGCGATGGGAACAAACCTCACCGCGCAGGTCCGGAATATCGCCGAGGTAACGACGGCGGTCGCCCGCGGCGACTTGTCGCGCAAAATTACGGTCGATGTGAAAGGGGAGATCCTCGAGTTGAAAGACACCATCAATACGATGGTCGATCAGCTCAACGGCTTTGCCTCCGAGGTGACCCGCGTCGCCCGCGAGGTCGGAACGGAAGGAAAGTTGGGCGGTCAGGCGGTCGTGCCGGGGGTCGCCGGGACCTGGAAAAACCTGACCGACTCGGTGAACTCGATGGCGTCGAACCTCACCGGTCAGGTCCGAAACATCGCCGACGTGGCGACCGCCATCGCCCGCGGCGACCTCTCGCGCAAGATCACCGTCGACGTGAAGGGAGAAATCCTCGAACTCAAAAATACGATCAACACGATGGTCGATCAGCTGAACGGCTTCGCCTCTGAAGTGAGTCGTGTGGCGCGGGAGGTCGGCACCGAAGGGAAGCTCGGCGGTCAGGCCGCCGTGCCAGGGGTCGCAGGAACGTGGAAAGACTTGACCGACAACGTGAACTCGATGGCGTCGAACCTCACCGGTCAGGTGCGGAATATCGCCGACGTCGCGACGGCGATTGCGCGGGGCGACCTCTCGCGCAAGATCACGGTGGACGTGAAGGGAGAAATTCTGGAGTTAAAGAACACGATTAATACCATGGTCGACCAGCTAAACGGCTTCGCTTCCGAGGTGAGCCGTGTGGCAAGAGAAGTCGGAACAGAAGGAAAATTAGGGGGCCAGGCGGCGGTGCCGGGGGTCGCGGGAACATGGAAAGACTTAACCGACAACGTGAACTCGATGGCCTCCAACCTCACCGGACAGGTGAGAAACATTGCCAACGTGGCCACCGCCATTGCGAACGGCGATCTCTCCAAGAAGATCACAGTCGACGTGAAGGGAGAAATTCTGGAGCTGAAAAACACGATCAATACGATGGTGGACCAGCTCAACGCCTTCGCCTCGGAGGTGACGCGCGTTGCCCGTGAGGTCGGCACCGACGGAAAGCTCGGCGGCCAGGCGGTGGTGCCGGGGATCGCGGGAACATGGAAAGACTTGACCGACAATGTCAACTTCATGGCGTCCAACCTCACCGGGCAGGTGAGAAACATCGCCGAGGTGGCGACCGCCGTCGCCCGTGGCGACTTGTCCCGCAAGGTGACGGTCGACGTGAAGGGGGAGATCTTACAGCTCAAGGACACGATCAACACGATGGTCGACCAGCTCAATGCCTTTGCCTCCGAGGTCAGTCGGGTGGCGCGCGAGGTCGGCACGGAAGGAAAGCTCGGCGGTCAAGCGGTAGTGACCGGGGTGGCCGGGACCTGGAAAGATTTGACCGACAACGTGAACCAGATGGCGGGGAACCTGACGGCGCAGGTGCGCAACATTGCCGAGGTGACGATCGCGGTCGCCAACGGGGATCTCTCGAAGAAAATCACCGTCGACGTCCGGGGGGAAATTCTTCAGCTCAAAGACACTATCAATACCATGGTGGAGCAGCTCCGGTCGTTCGCGGCCGAAGTCACCCGCGTCGCCCGTGAGGTCGGGACCGAAGGGAAGCTCGGCGGCCAGGCCGAGGTGCCGGGGGTCGCCGGAACCTGGAAAGATTTGACCGACAACGTGAACTCCATGGCGTCGAACCTCACCGGTCAGGTGCGGAATATCGCCGACGTCGCGACGTCCATTGCCCGCGGCGACCTTTCCCGAAAAATCACCGTCGATGTGAAGGGAGAAATTCTCGAGCTCAAAAACACGATCAACACCATGGTCGACCAGCTCAACGGGTTTGCTTCCGAGGTCAGCCGGGTGGCGCGCGAAGTCGGGACCGAAGGGAAGCTCGGCGGCCAGGCGGCGGTGCCGGGGGTCGCCGGAACCTGGAAAGATTTGACCGACAACGTCAACTCGATGGCCTCCAACCTCACCGGACAGGTGAGAAACATCGCGGAGGTAACGATCGGGGTGGCGAACGGCGACCTCTCCCGAAAAATCACGGTCGACGTCCGGGGGGAGATCCTCCAGCTCAAAGAGGCGATCAACGCGATGGTGGAGCAGCTCCGGTCATTCGCTTCCGAGGTGACGCGCGTCGCGCGCGAGGTCGGGACCGAAGGCCGGCTGGGGGTGCAGGCGGTCGTTCCCGGCGTCGCCGGGACCTGGAAGGATCTGACCGACTCGGTGAACATCATGGGGGCCAACCTCACCGCGCAGGTCCGGAACATCGCGGAGGTGACGACGGCGGTGGCCCGCGGCGACTTGTCTCGGAAAATCACGGTCGACGTGAAAGGGGAGATTTTGGAATTGAAGAACACCATCAATACGATGGTCGATCAGCTTCGGTCGTTCGCCTCCGAGGTGACGCGCGTGGCCCGCGAGGTCGGAACTGAAGGAAAACTCGGCGGCCAGGCCGAAGTGCCGGGGGTGGCGGGAACCTGGAAAGACTTGACCGACTCGGTCAACGTGATGGCGGCCAACCTGACCGATCAGGTCCGGGGGATCGTGAAGGTGGTGACGGCGGTCGCGAACGGCAACCTCCGTCAGAAGCTGACGGTGGAGGCGAAGGGGGAGGTCGCCGCGCTGGCCGAAACGATCAACAGCATGACCGACACGCTCGCGATCTTCGCGGAGCAGGTGACCAACGTGGCGCGCGAGGTCGGCGTCGAAGGACGGCTCGGCGGCCAGGCGAACGTGCCGGGCGCCGCGGGAACCTGGAAAGACCTCACCGGCAACGTCAACCTGCTGGCGGCGAACCTGACAAACCAGGTCCGCGCCATCGCGGAGGTCGCAACCGCGGTGACGAAGGGAGACCTCACCCGCTCCATCCAGGTCGAGGCCCGGGGTGAGGTGGCCGAGCTCAAAGATAACATCAACACGATGATTAACAATTTGCGGGCAACCACAGACCGCAACCAAGAGCAGGACTGGTTGAAAACGAACTTAGCGAAATTCACCCGGATGCTCCAGGGTCAGCGGGACCTCGTAACCGTCGGCAAGCTGCTCCTTTCGGAGCTCGCCCCTCTGGTCAATGCGCAACAGGGCGCGGTGTACCAGATGCTGGGTGAAGGGACCGATACGTCACCGGCATTGCTCCTCCTCGCCGGCTATGCGATCGGCGACGAGCAGACCAAGCGGATCGAAATCGGCAAAGGGCTCGTCGGACAGTGCGCGATGGAGAAGCAGCGGATCCTCCTCACGAAAGTGCCCGAGAGCTACACCCAGGTCTATTCCAGCTTGGGGGGCGCCTCGCCGGAGAACATCGTCGTCCTTCCGGTGTTGTTCGAGGGGGAGACCAAAGCGGTCATCGAGCTCTCGTCGCTCCAGTCGTTCACGGCGACCCATCTCACCTTCCTCGAGCAGCTGACCCAGTCGATCGGGGTCGTCTTGAACACCATCGAGGCGACGATGCGAACCGAGAACCTCCTTCAGCAATCGCAGCAGCTGACGATTGAGCTGCAGACGCGGCAGGCGGAATTGCAGAATACGAACGAAGAGCTGGGGACCAAAGCGAAACAGCTCGCCGAGCAGAATGTCGAGGTCGAACGGAAGAACAAAGAGGTCGAGCAGGCCCGGCGCGCGCTCGAGGAAAAAGCGGCCGAGCTGGCGCTCACCTCCAAATACAAATCGGAGTTCCTGGCGAACATGTCTCACGAGCTCCGCACGCCGCTCAATTCGATCCTCATGCTTGGGCAGCAGTTGAGCATCAACACGAATGGGAATCTGACGGGGAAGCAGGTCGAATATGCCAAGAACATCCACTCGGCCGGGACCGACCTTCTCACCCTCATCAACGACATTCTCGATCTGTCGAAAATCGAATCGGGAACAGTCACCGTCGAAGCCGAGGAGATCGCATTTCCGTTCCTTCGCGACAGCGTCGAGCGGAACTTCCACCATCTGGCGGAATCGAAGAGCCTCGCCTTTCATGTCGAGATCGATCCTGCGTTGCCGCGGACCTTTACGAGCGACCCCAAACGTCTGCAGCAAATTCTGAAGAACCTCCTTTCGAATGCCTTCAAATTCACGTCGCACGGCCAGGTCGCGATGAAAGTTCAGCTGGTCAAATCGGGCTGGTCGCTCGACCATCCGATCCTCCGATTCGCCCAGAACGCAGTCGCCATCGACGTCGCCGACAGTGGGATCGGTATTCCGGCCGACAAGCAGCGGCTGATCTTCGAGGCGTTCCAACAGGCTGACGCGGGGACGAGCCGAAAGTACGGCGGCACCGGACTCGGCCTGGCGATCAGCCGCGAGCTGGCCTCGCTGCTCGGGGGAGAGATCAAACTGGTGAGCACCCCCGGTTTGGGGAGCACCTTTACCCTCTACCTGCCGCTCTCGTATGCCGGCCCGGCGCGCGCGGTCACGGCGCCCGTGACCAGCGAGACTCGCCAGGTCGCACCGCCCTCCAGCACCGTTCCGGTCTTGACGATCGCGAAAGCGGAGGAGAGCGTCGCCGACGATCGGGACGAGATCGAAGAGGGAGAGACCGTGCTGCTGATCGTGGAAGACGATCCGCACTACGCCCGCGTCCTCCTCGGACTCGCCCGCGACAAAGGGTTTAAAGGGATCGTCGCGAACCGGGGCCAGGCGGCCCTGTCTCTTGCGCGGCAGTACCGGCCGACCGCGGTCACCCTCGACGTCTTCCTCCCCGATATGCTCGGGTGGACCGTCCTCAATAACCTGAAGCTCGATCCGGCCACCCGTCACATTCCGGTTCAGATGCTTTCGGTCGAGGAGGAGCGCCAGCATGGACTCTCCCACGGGGCCTTCTCCTATCTGGTCAAACCGACGACCACGGAGGACCTCGAGCGGGCGTTGGATCGGATCAAAACTTACGTGGCCCGACAAAAGAAGCGGCTCCTCGTCGTCGAGGACAATGACATCGAGCGCCAGAGTGTGATCGCCCTGTTGGAGCACGACGACATCGAAATCTCCGGCGTCGCGAGCGGAGGCGAAGCCCTTCACGCGCTCGGCGAGAGCACCTTCGATTGTTGTATCATCGACCTTCGATTGCCCGACATGACCGGCTTTGAGCTGCTGGAGCGGATCCAAGGAAACGAAGCGATTCGAGATCTGCCGGTGGTGGTCTTTACCGGAAAGGAACTCTCGGAGGCCGAGGAAGCGCAGCTCCGAGTCGCGGCAAAGAGTGTCGTCCTCAAAGACGTTCAATCGCCGGAGCGGTTGTTCGACGAAACGGCCCTCTTCCTCCACCGGATCATCGCCAATCTGCCCGATTCGAAACGGCAGATCCTCGACCGGCTCCATGGATCGAACGAGGTCTTGCGCCACCGCAAAGTGTTGGTGGTCGACGATGATGCCCGAAACATCTTTGCGCTGACGACCGTCCTCGAGAACCATGAGATGGAGGTGATCAGCGCCACCAACGGCCGCCGGGCGATCGAGCTGATTCAGGAGACGGCCGATCTGAGCATGGTGTTGATGGATATCATGATGCCTGAGATGGACGGCTACGAGGTGATGCGCGAGATCCGCGCCGATTCCAAATTCAGAACGCTGCCGATTCTGGCCCTCACGGCGAAGGCGATGAAGGGGGATCGTGAAAAGTGCCTCGCCGCGGGGGCATCCGACTATATCGCCAAGCCGGTCAATACCGACCAGCTTCTCTCCTTGCTTCGCGTCTGGCTCTATCGCTAAGGGGTATCGATGATTATCGACAATAAAACGTTAAAAAAGCTGGAAGCCCCCGCGGTCCTGATCGTCGACGATCAACCGATGAACCTCAATGCACTGGAGGCGATGCTGGAAGGGACCGACTGCAAGGTCGTCCGGGC includes the following:
- a CDS encoding response regulator — its product is MPNKSTVLIVDDEEGPRASLKMALMPFYQIEEATDGFQALDIVRRRKIDLVTLDLRMPQMDGTAVMMAIKIQDPHIEVLIITGYGTIPKAMELVLMGACGFLMKPFQIPRLLDDVARAIEKKKKSDRLNLQSH
- a CDS encoding HAMP domain-containing protein, producing MALEVDGRPLEGEFLRSAQLVNKMIDQLSVFTSEVTRVAREVGTEGKLGGQAQVKDVYGVWKDLTESVNQMAGNLTAQVRNIAEVTIAVANGDLSKKITVDVRGEILQLKEAINTMVDQLRGFAAEVTRVAREVGTDGKLGGQAVVPGVAGTWKDLTDNVNSMASNLTGQVRNIAEVATAVARGDLSRKITVDVKGEILELKNTINTMVDQLNSFAFEVSRVAREVGTEGKLGGRAEVPDVAGTWKDLTDSVNAMGTNLTAQVRNIAEVTTAVARGDLSRKITVDVKGEILELKDTINTMVDQLNGFASEVTRVAREVGTEGKLGGQAVVPGVAGTWKNLTDSVNSMASNLTGQVRNIADVATAIARGDLSRKITVDVKGEILELKNTINTMVDQLNGFASEVSRVAREVGTEGKLGGQAAVPGVAGTWKDLTDNVNSMASNLTGQVRNIADVATAIARGDLSRKITVDVKGEILELKNTINTMVDQLNGFASEVSRVAREVGTEGKLGGQAAVPGVAGTWKDLTDNVNSMASNLTGQVRNIANVATAIANGDLSKKITVDVKGEILELKNTINTMVDQLNAFASEVTRVAREVGTDGKLGGQAVVPGIAGTWKDLTDNVNFMASNLTGQVRNIAEVATAVARGDLSRKVTVDVKGEILQLKDTINTMVDQLNAFASEVSRVAREVGTEGKLGGQAVVTGVAGTWKDLTDNVNQMAGNLTAQVRNIAEVTIAVANGDLSKKITVDVRGEILQLKDTINTMVEQLRSFAAEVTRVAREVGTEGKLGGQAEVPGVAGTWKDLTDNVNSMASNLTGQVRNIADVATSIARGDLSRKITVDVKGEILELKNTINTMVDQLNGFASEVSRVAREVGTEGKLGGQAAVPGVAGTWKDLTDNVNSMASNLTGQVRNIAEVTIGVANGDLSRKITVDVRGEILQLKEAINAMVEQLRSFASEVTRVAREVGTEGRLGVQAVVPGVAGTWKDLTDSVNIMGANLTAQVRNIAEVTTAVARGDLSRKITVDVKGEILELKNTINTMVDQLRSFASEVTRVAREVGTEGKLGGQAEVPGVAGTWKDLTDSVNVMAANLTDQVRGIVKVVTAVANGNLRQKLTVEAKGEVAALAETINSMTDTLAIFAEQVTNVAREVGVEGRLGGQANVPGAAGTWKDLTGNVNLLAANLTNQVRAIAEVATAVTKGDLTRSIQVEARGEVAELKDNINTMINNLRATTDRNQEQDWLKTNLAKFTRMLQGQRDLVTVGKLLLSELAPLVNAQQGAVYQMLGEGTDTSPALLLLAGYAIGDEQTKRIEIGKGLVGQCAMEKQRILLTKVPESYTQVYSSLGGASPENIVVLPVLFEGETKAVIELSSLQSFTATHLTFLEQLTQSIGVVLNTIEATMRTENLLQQSQQLTIELQTRQAELQNTNEELGTKAKQLAEQNVEVERKNKEVEQARRALEEKAAELALTSKYKSEFLANMSHELRTPLNSILMLGQQLSINTNGNLTGKQVEYAKNIHSAGTDLLTLINDILDLSKIESGTVTVEAEEIAFPFLRDSVERNFHHLAESKSLAFHVEIDPALPRTFTSDPKRLQQILKNLLSNAFKFTSHGQVAMKVQLVKSGWSLDHPILRFAQNAVAIDVADSGIGIPADKQRLIFEAFQQADAGTSRKYGGTGLGLAISRELASLLGGEIKLVSTPGLGSTFTLYLPLSYAGPARAVTAPVTSETRQVAPPSSTVPVLTIAKAEESVADDRDEIEEGETVLLIVEDDPHYARVLLGLARDKGFKGIVANRGQAALSLARQYRPTAVTLDVFLPDMLGWTVLNNLKLDPATRHIPVQMLSVEEERQHGLSHGAFSYLVKPTTTEDLERALDRIKTYVARQKKRLLVVEDNDIERQSVIALLEHDDIEISGVASGGEALHALGESTFDCCIIDLRLPDMTGFELLERIQGNEAIRDLPVVVFTGKELSEAEEAQLRVAAKSVVLKDVQSPERLFDETALFLHRIIANLPDSKRQILDRLHGSNEVLRHRKVLVVDDDARNIFALTTVLENHEMEVISATNGRRAIELIQETADLSMVLMDIMMPEMDGYEVMREIRADSKFRTLPILALTAKAMKGDREKCLAAGASDYIAKPVNTDQLLSLLRVWLYR